A stretch of Metabacillus sp. FJAT-52054 DNA encodes these proteins:
- a CDS encoding transposase, which produces MSRKPREWKPNTTYHVYSRGNRRENIFFYKHDREKYLQLLQTVRETHPFKLHAYCLMSNHIHLLIETEIQPLGSIMRNLHSRYALYINKRHKLEGHLFQNRFGATEIMSDQQFREVSRYIHMNPVKSGIVHNPSEYVWSSYESYIRSTPDPLITKTKLQSMFIQPFEKNYQKFVETSKQPTAN; this is translated from the coding sequence ATGTCACGCAAGCCAAGAGAATGGAAGCCAAACACCACCTACCACGTCTACTCCCGAGGAAACCGAAGAGAAAACATTTTCTTCTACAAACATGACCGCGAAAAATACCTTCAGCTCCTACAAACAGTACGCGAAACACACCCATTCAAACTCCACGCCTACTGCCTCATGTCCAATCACATCCACCTTCTTATCGAAACCGAAATCCAGCCGTTAGGCTCCATCATGCGAAACCTTCACTCCCGTTACGCCCTCTACATCAATAAACGCCACAAACTCGAAGGACACCTATTCCAAAACCGCTTCGGAGCAACGGAAATTATGAGTGATCAGCAATTCAGGGAGGTTAGCCGCTACATCCATATGAACCCTGTCAAATCCGGCATCGTCCATAACCCAAGCGAATACGTATGGAGCTCCTACGAAAGCTACATCCGCAGCACCCCAGATCCCCTCATCACCAAAACCAAACTCCAATCCATGTTCATTCAGCCATTCGAAAAAAACTACC